TAAGAAGAGTCACCCAGGTTCGGGTTGTGTCCGAAACCTTTTTTTCATCCGTGCCGCCTTTAATTTGGCCCGAGTCATCAGTCGGTTTTTCGCCTTCAGCTTGGCCACCGATTGGCGCAGGTTCTTCAGTTTCGGCTGGCGCCGTCGTCGGAGTTGGCGTGGCAGAAAGTTTTGCTGGTTGGGGTGTTGGCGTGGCAGTTGGCGCGCTGGTTGTAGTTGCAACTACAAAGTCGGCGATCGGTTGAGGTTTTCTAGGAGTGACAGTGACTGTTGTGTAGGCGCTTGAGTTTCTCACCGCATCAAGGCTGGCGAGGCCAATTTCATAAGTCATGTCGTTGAGTAAGCCTTTGAGCGTCAGCTGGGTAAAGTCGCCGCCCGAGAGAAAGAGGGTGGTGTATTCGGTTTGATTCGAAGCGCGATAACGCAGATTGTAACCAATTGCCTCCGGCACCGCATTCCAGTTCAGCATCGCCTGTCCATCGCTCTGCTCAACACGTGTAAATGTTGGCAAGGCAGGCGCCGCAATATCGGCTGAACCAGTAACGTTGTCCAAAGTTTCGGCACGCGCATAAAGAAAGCCCGCGTAATTCACACCTTCTAATGTAATATCGGTTGCGTTGACACCAGTGCTTGCATAGAGATCCCAACGTTTTTCCGTCTCATTATAGAAACGGATGCCTTCCAGTTGCGTTTCGGTTGTAATGCCGGCGGCAGTGAGATCGGCTTGAGTGTAGAAAAGACGAATTTCAAGTGGTAAAGCGCTCGAATCACTTGAGCTTAAAGTTGCAATTCGACCAACGCGAATTTTGCCTATTGGTAATTCAACGCCAGTTGGATTCATCGCATCGTGATCGTGCACGCCCAAAATTGCTTCAGTTACACTGGGAGCGGCGATGAGAAGCAGTTGCGAAGGAACAAGAAAGTTTGCCAATCGATTTGCGCTTGTTACCGTCTGTTCGGTCAAAGCACTGTCATTAATCTCAACATCTATCTGGTCACCTTGGCTATCTTCATTGAGCGCCTCGTCGAGTGAGCGGACAATAAATTTGTGCTCACCGTTAGCAAAGATGTCGGTCGTGTAAGCCATCGTCAAAGAATCAACGGTCGTGAGAAGTGTATCTTCACCATTTGAATGATGGTAAATCCGGTAACTTGCCACGTCACTTGATTCGGAAGGCAACCAGGTCAGTAGTACCATGCCGCGGTGAGTCGCGGCTTGCGTCTGCTGGGGTGGATTCGGCACAACCGTATCTTTGATAACCTCTGTCCGGGTAGCTTGACTGGATCGGTTTCCGAATTGATCCCAAACCCAAGCGCTTAATGTAAGTGGACCATCGGCAAGTAAATGCGCATCGAGCGTTAAAGTTGCTCCAGGCAAACCAGTGGCTGTCACTTCTCGCTCATTATCAGCGAGCGCAACTTCAATGGTTCTCACTAAACTTGGATCAGCCAGTGGAACCTCGATGACAACCGCAGTTTCATTCGCGCGATTCACTGTATTGGCTGGGTTTGTTTCGGTGGCGATAATAGCGGACTGATTCGAAGCCAGAATGCTCATAGTTTGCTTGATGGCGCTGAATTGCGTCCACGCGCTCATAATTCCGGCATGTTCAGTATAGCCCTGGAGTGTGATCGCGCCGTCGACAAGGGTTTGAGCATCGATTTTTGCAAGAGTGGCGCTTGCAATCTGCTCATCGCGAGTCGAGGCGAGAGGGGTTAGATTGCCCAAACTGTCGACAATAGACGCGTTCAAGCTGGCGCTTCCTTCAAATGCGCCGAGCAAGGTGACCTCGTTCACATTGGCGCTAGTGATTACGTTTTCAGGTGTCTGATCGGTGGCGGCGACAATTAAACTCGCTAAAGTGTTTGGCGCCTCAATTATTGCGGTTGCGTTTGTTGCCGCTTCGGTCTCATCGACATTCGAAACCCAACGACCGGTGCCATCGATGGTCCGGGCGATTGAGTCACTCAAAGATGGAGCAGGTATGGTCGCAGCCAGTGAATCACCCCACGCGAGTGTTTCAACAGTAATATCCGCTTGATTTAGCTTGACCCAATCTTCACTGCGCT
The Candidatus Berkelbacteria bacterium DNA segment above includes these coding regions:
- a CDS encoding fibronectin type III domain-containing protein — translated: MWKIWVARCLLVTLCVQFLPPNFALATEPGAENRLVINEVSPTHDWVEIFNPSTAPINLSSWSISSSSSSLLLGNDNLNAGSYLAVELPESLERSEDWVKLNQADITVETLAWGDSLAATIPAPSLSDSIARTIDGTGRWVSNVDETEAATNATAIIEAPNTLASLIVAATDQTPENVITSANVNEVTLLGAFEGSASLNASIVDSLGNLTPLASTRDEQIASATLAKIDAQTLVDGAITLQGYTEHAGIMSAWTQFSAIKQTMSILASNQSAIIATETNPANTVNRANETAVVIEVPLADPSLVRTIEVALADNEREVTATGLPGATLTLDAHLLADGPLTLSAWVWDQFGNRSSQATRTEVIKDTVVPNPPQQTQAATHRGMVLLTWLPSESSDVASYRIYHHSNGEDTLLTTVDSLTMAYTTDIFANGEHKFIVRSLDEALNEDSQGDQIDVEINDSALTEQTVTSANRLANFLVPSQLLLIAAPSVTEAILGVHDHDAMNPTGVELPIGKIRVGRIATLSSSDSSALPLEIRLFYTQADLTAAGITTETQLEGIRFYNETEKRWDLYASTGVNATDITLEGVNYAGFLYARAETLDNVTGSADIAAPALPTFTRVEQSDGQAMLNWNAVPEAIGYNLRYRASNQTEYTTLFLSGGDFTQLTLKGLLNDMTYEIGLASLDAVRNSSAYTTVTVTPRKPQPIADFVVATTTSAPTATPTPQPAKLSATPTPTTAPAETEEPAPIGGQAEGEKPTDDSGQIKGGTDEKKVSDTTRTWVTLLIIIIAAAAGFGGYYGYQWWISKPETNAADSTPPPSEPKKNRRNDRGGRW